From a single Deinococcus radiotolerans genomic region:
- the mscL gene encoding large conductance mechanosensitive channel protein MscL, producing the protein MLSGFQKFLLRGNLIDLAVGVLIGAAFGKVVDTFTKGVIMPIIGIFGSVPNFDNLKFSVNGSEFLYGQFLTALISFLITATVIYFFVITPFNRLMERFKREEKPAVAEPSNEEKLLAEIRDELRRRP; encoded by the coding sequence ATGCTGAGTGGATTCCAGAAGTTCCTCCTGCGCGGCAACCTCATCGACCTGGCGGTCGGCGTCCTGATCGGCGCGGCGTTCGGCAAGGTCGTCGACACGTTCACCAAGGGCGTGATCATGCCGATCATCGGCATCTTCGGCAGCGTCCCGAACTTCGACAACCTGAAATTCAGCGTGAACGGCAGCGAGTTCTTGTACGGCCAGTTCCTCACGGCGCTGATCAGCTTCCTGATCACGGCGACCGTCATCTACTTCTTCGTCATCACGCCCTTCAACCGCCTGATGGAACGCTTCAAGCGCGAGGAGAAACCCGCCGTGGCCGAACCCAGCAACGAGGAGAAGCTGCTGGCCGAGATCCGCGACGAACTGCGCCGCCGCCCCTGA
- the gatC gene encoding Asp-tRNA(Asn)/Glu-tRNA(Gln) amidotransferase subunit GatC: protein MIDAAQIDHLAQLARLHLTPEERAAMQADLTRVLGYFEQLGEVDTGGVQEMQRPVNLVNVLRDDVAGDAFPVSTVTALAPESMPDGHIRVPRTVETD from the coding sequence ATGATTGACGCGGCCCAGATCGACCATCTCGCGCAGCTCGCGCGGCTGCACCTGACCCCGGAGGAACGCGCGGCCATGCAGGCCGACCTGACCCGCGTGCTCGGCTACTTCGAACAGCTTGGCGAGGTGGACACCGGCGGCGTGCAGGAGATGCAGCGCCCCGTGAACCTCGTGAACGTCCTGCGCGACGACGTGGCGGGCGACGCGTTCCCCGTCAGCACCGTGACTGCGCTGGCGCCCGAGAGCATGCCCGACGGCCACATCCGCGTCCCCCGCACCGTGGAGACCGACTGA
- a CDS encoding FAD-dependent monooxygenase, translating to MNIHVIGAGISGLAFARAMTLRGHPIHVHEAAPQLQSIGGGLIIPPNSARILERLGVADVLDTHGLALRDMQIIDAGGRVLYHRDQREVARTHGRGLYAISRTGLHRALAASLPDGTVHTGRRLLGLTQDAHQVAVTFTDGTRVNAGLLVDAEGRVSRARDLLMPEARLVSTGQIAYRGLTSIDPLPEFRDSFVEFWGRGHRFTFFRIAPGVTYWHAPIHTAPGQTRRKTDLLREYRDFPDQVIELIAHTQEDHIHPVELSDIDPLPHWHRGRAVLIGDAAHATTPNLGQGAAQALQDADALAQALCSGLPLSLALPAYQRAREGTANSMVQQSRHLGQIGQLRGPARLLRNAALKLSPELARQRIETFYDG from the coding sequence ATGAACATTCACGTCATCGGGGCCGGCATCAGCGGCCTGGCCTTCGCCCGCGCCATGACCCTGCGCGGCCACCCCATCCACGTGCACGAGGCCGCGCCGCAGCTCCAGTCCATCGGGGGCGGGCTGATCATCCCACCGAACAGCGCCCGCATCCTGGAACGACTGGGCGTGGCGGACGTGCTGGACACCCACGGGCTCGCCCTGCGCGACATGCAGATCATCGACGCGGGCGGGCGCGTGCTGTACCACCGCGACCAGCGCGAGGTGGCCCGCACGCACGGACGCGGCCTGTACGCGATCTCCAGAACGGGGCTGCACCGCGCGCTGGCTGCCAGCCTCCCGGACGGCACGGTGCACACCGGGCGCCGCCTGCTGGGCCTCACGCAGGACGCGCATCAGGTCGCCGTGACCTTCACGGACGGCACCCGCGTGAACGCCGGGCTGCTCGTGGACGCCGAGGGCCGCGTCTCCCGCGCCCGCGACCTCCTGATGCCCGAGGCGCGACTGGTGAGCACCGGGCAGATCGCGTACCGGGGCCTGACGAGCATCGACCCGCTGCCCGAATTCCGAGATTCCTTCGTGGAATTCTGGGGACGCGGGCACCGCTTTACCTTCTTCCGTATCGCGCCCGGCGTCACGTACTGGCACGCGCCCATCCACACCGCCCCCGGGCAGACCCGCAGGAAGACCGACCTGCTGCGCGAGTACCGCGACTTCCCCGACCAGGTGATCGAACTCATCGCCCACACGCAGGAGGACCACATCCACCCGGTGGAACTCAGCGACATCGACCCGCTGCCCCACTGGCACCGGGGCCGGGCCGTGCTGATCGGGGACGCCGCGCACGCCACCACCCCGAACCTCGGGCAGGGCGCCGCGCAGGCCCTACAGGACGCGGACGCCCTGGCGCAGGCGCTGTGCAGCGGGCTGCCGCTCTCACTGGCGCTGCCCGCCTACCAGCGCGCCCGGGAAGGCACTGCGAACAGCATGGTGCAGCAGTCCCGCCACCTGGGCCAGATCGGACAGCTGCGCGGCCCGGCCCGGCTGCTGCGCAACGCCGCCCTGAAACTCAGCCCCGAACTGGCCCGCCAGCGCATCGAGACCTTCTACGACGGCTGA
- a CDS encoding NUDIX domain-containing protein, whose protein sequence is MTLMELREVWGNAPLIAAAVGVLIQDEEGRVLLQRRGDDGLWGEPGGALEPGESFLTGARRELFEETGLDCPDLTLLPLPEGLQDGPELFHRYPNGHEIYIIGMRAHGTLPAAALERAAPDDSGETLELRWFPLDALPELSNNANRASLNVLRARAGLPPLPLAPTPPAPPVGNFLMELRRVIGPRPWFAPGSNVLVTDDGGRLLLLRHGHTRLWTLPGGSLEPGETFAQTAARELFEETGLHATHLEPLHLFAGPEYRFTYPNGHVVDFVSVLYRAHGVTGTLTPQPGEVLEVGWFSPDDLPPDEDLSGELIRANLRWWRTHG, encoded by the coding sequence ATGACCCTGATGGAACTGCGTGAGGTATGGGGCAACGCGCCCCTGATCGCCGCCGCCGTGGGCGTCCTGATCCAGGACGAGGAGGGGCGGGTGCTGCTGCAACGCCGCGGGGACGACGGCCTGTGGGGCGAACCCGGCGGCGCGCTTGAACCCGGCGAGAGCTTCCTGACCGGCGCCCGCCGCGAGCTGTTCGAGGAGACCGGGCTGGACTGCCCGGACCTGACGCTGCTGCCGCTGCCCGAGGGGTTGCAGGACGGCCCGGAGCTGTTCCACCGCTACCCGAACGGGCACGAGATCTACATCATCGGGATGCGCGCCCACGGCACGCTGCCTGCTGCCGCGCTGGAACGGGCCGCGCCGGACGACAGCGGCGAGACGCTGGAACTCCGCTGGTTCCCCTTAGACGCCCTGCCGGAGCTGAGCAACAACGCCAACCGCGCCAGCCTGAACGTCCTGCGCGCCCGCGCGGGCCTCCCACCCCTGCCACTGGCCCCCACCCCACCCGCACCACCGGTCGGGAACTTCCTAATGGAGTTGCGGCGCGTGATCGGCCCGCGCCCCTGGTTCGCGCCCGGCTCGAATGTCCTCGTCACCGACGACGGGGGCCGCCTCCTGCTGCTGCGGCACGGGCACACCCGCCTGTGGACCCTGCCCGGCGGCAGCCTGGAACCCGGCGAGACCTTCGCCCAGACCGCCGCCCGCGAACTGTTCGAGGAGACCGGCCTGCACGCCACCCACCTGGAACCACTGCACCTGTTCGCCGGCCCCGAGTACCGCTTCACGTACCCCAACGGGCACGTCGTGGACTTCGTCTCGGTCCTGTACCGCGCCCACGGCGTCACCGGCACCCTCACCCCCCAGCCCGGCGAGGTGCTGGAGGTCGGGTGGTTCAGCCCCGACGACCTGCCCCCCGACGAGGACCTGAGCGGCGAACTGATCCGGGCCAACCTCCGCTGGTGGCGCACGCACGGCTGA
- the serS gene encoding serine--tRNA ligase, producing the protein MLDLKFIRENAGAVKHAVEVKGVPLDIDELLRLDRELVDLKQRVEAMQAERNANAKLVPKATPEERPTLIQRGKDLAEEIKALDPALRAHEDNLRQLLLRVPNIPHASVPVGRDDSENVELRREGTLPAFDFTPRDQVDLLEGQGWSDFERVARVSGSRSYLLKGEGALLEMAVQMFAMSFLAGRGFTPLSTTALVRPETLVNSGHFPGDEESVYKLEGDELMLAGTAEVPVNSLYAGEQLSADQLPMAFSAISGAFRREAGSAGRDVRGLIRVHEFRKVEQYVICRADEQEGLKWFETLLGNAEAILQALELPYRVVQNCTGDMGAGKVLMYDIETWVPSEAKYRETHSCSYLGDWQARRTGLRYRDEHGKLVYAHTLNNTGIATPRILVPLLENHQRADGTIHVPEALRPYLGGKAVLGQPVR; encoded by the coding sequence ATGCTCGACCTGAAGTTCATCCGCGAGAATGCCGGGGCCGTGAAGCACGCCGTGGAGGTCAAGGGCGTGCCCCTGGACATCGACGAGCTGCTGCGCCTCGACCGCGAACTGGTGGACCTCAAGCAGCGCGTGGAGGCCATGCAGGCCGAACGCAACGCCAACGCGAAACTGGTGCCGAAGGCGACGCCCGAGGAGCGCCCCACGCTGATCCAGCGCGGCAAGGACCTCGCCGAGGAGATCAAGGCGCTCGACCCGGCCCTGCGCGCCCACGAGGACAACCTCAGGCAGCTGCTGCTGCGCGTCCCGAACATCCCGCACGCCTCGGTGCCGGTCGGGCGGGACGACAGCGAAAACGTCGAGCTGCGCCGTGAAGGGACGCTCCCCGCGTTCGATTTCACGCCGCGCGATCAGGTCGACCTGCTGGAGGGGCAGGGCTGGAGCGACTTCGAGCGGGTGGCGCGCGTGTCCGGCAGCCGCAGCTACCTCCTGAAGGGTGAGGGCGCGCTGCTGGAGATGGCCGTGCAGATGTTCGCCATGAGCTTCCTGGCGGGTCGGGGTTTCACGCCGCTGAGCACGACTGCGCTGGTGCGCCCCGAGACCCTCGTGAACTCCGGGCACTTCCCCGGCGACGAGGAGAGCGTGTACAAGCTCGAGGGCGACGAGCTGATGCTGGCCGGGACCGCCGAGGTGCCCGTGAACAGCCTGTATGCCGGGGAGCAGCTGAGCGCCGATCAGCTCCCGATGGCGTTCTCCGCGATCAGCGGCGCGTTCCGCCGCGAGGCCGGGAGCGCCGGGCGGGACGTGCGCGGCCTGATCCGCGTGCACGAGTTCCGCAAGGTCGAGCAGTACGTCATCTGCCGCGCCGACGAGCAGGAGGGCCTGAAGTGGTTCGAGACCCTGCTCGGCAACGCCGAGGCGATCCTGCAGGCGCTGGAACTGCCGTACCGGGTCGTGCAGAACTGCACGGGCGACATGGGCGCGGGCAAGGTCCTGATGTACGACATCGAGACCTGGGTGCCCAGCGAAGCCAAGTACCGCGAGACGCACTCCTGCTCTTACCTGGGCGACTGGCAGGCGCGCCGCACCGGCCTGCGCTACCGCGACGAGCACGGCAAGCTGGTGTACGCGCACACCCTGAACAACACCGGGATCGCCACGCCGCGCATCCTCGTGCCGCTGCTGGAAAACCACCAGCGGGCCGACGGGACCATCCACGTCCCCGAGGCGCTGCGCCCGTACCTGGGCGGTAAGGCCGTTCTGGGTCAGCCCGTCCGCTGA
- a CDS encoding VC0807 family protein has protein sequence MPGMTAAPTPTPAKRPRVPKTVWDLIFTLVIPILILSPNILGSGISIAEQVFGGGTTGNVRAYLLAALIPVAYVLWDLLVNRNVSPVALIGGAGALFSGALAFWYVDGFWYAIKDSARSYLTGLLFLISAATSVPLFRVFIDATSIGESPEHRAATQIAMRDPVVRRGLVQGTVVFAVVDLIGGVVNSVVNYQRVTAKFGTDDFNAQIAAVNAVMRVPGLIISLVGVMGAVWLLNRAVKARYGEGASLFEPGKLAERLRERGEPVA, from the coding sequence ATGCCCGGCATGACCGCAGCCCCCACTCCCACGCCCGCCAAGCGCCCACGCGTGCCCAAGACCGTCTGGGACCTGATCTTCACGCTGGTCATCCCGATCCTGATCCTCAGCCCGAACATTCTGGGCAGCGGCATCAGCATTGCCGAGCAGGTGTTCGGCGGCGGCACCACCGGCAACGTCCGCGCGTACCTGCTGGCCGCGCTGATTCCCGTCGCGTACGTCCTGTGGGACCTGCTGGTGAACCGCAACGTCAGTCCCGTCGCGCTGATCGGCGGGGCGGGCGCGCTGTTCAGCGGCGCGCTGGCCTTCTGGTACGTGGACGGCTTCTGGTACGCCATTAAGGACAGCGCCCGCTCGTACCTGACGGGCCTGCTGTTCCTGATCAGCGCGGCCACCAGCGTGCCCTTATTCCGGGTGTTCATCGACGCGACCAGCATCGGCGAGAGCCCCGAGCACCGCGCCGCCACCCAGATCGCCATGCGCGACCCCGTCGTCAGGCGCGGCCTGGTGCAGGGCACCGTCGTGTTCGCCGTGGTGGACCTGATCGGCGGCGTCGTGAACAGCGTCGTGAACTACCAGCGGGTCACCGCGAAGTTCGGCACGGACGACTTCAACGCTCAGATTGCCGCGGTGAACGCCGTCATGCGCGTCCCGGGCCTGATCATCAGCCTCGTGGGCGTCATGGGCGCCGTGTGGCTCCTGAACCGCGCCGTGAAAGCCCGCTACGGCGAGGGCGCCAGTCTGTTCGAGCCTGGCAAGCTGGCCGAACGCCTGCGTGAACGCGGCGAACCCGTCGCCTGA
- a CDS encoding DUF512 domain-containing protein translates to MTAAEQIQDQVFPAPIKTVEAGSAAERAGVRPGDVLLRVNGQAVTDVLAYRHLLSQGKATLEIARPQEAPRVMTGVPGTAQDHHRLFLPTAPSLDDTFTFSVEWEDPGLEFEEVLFDGIKKCANKCDFCYVHQMPRGFRKSLYIMDDDYRLSFLYGSFVTLTNLSENDIQRIEDENLSPLYVSVHTANQDLRQDMMKWWRLKVKDPQAVQIRSMIERLEQIDLYTQIVLVPERNDRENLDETVEYLSSRPNVISAAVVPIGLTSHRTNLPDVRVFSREEAQDTLRRLNVWRKQFLAERGTRFVFPSDELYLLAGEPLPSEEEYEGFPMLENGVGMIRDFLTEGVPELPAALPEPRRVILGTGTLFAESLDRAVEPLRAIRNLSIEVRAVENKTFGKVTTVAGLLTGRCFRHAVKPGEADLLIVPPTTLRYGTELMLDDVSLDELRAELRMDIRSGGSTLGELARVILQGAQSSGPQFGMSAHAVKDTAEPISVQVAEQNMRGQA, encoded by the coding sequence GTGACGGCAGCCGAACAGATACAGGATCAGGTGTTTCCCGCGCCCATCAAGACCGTGGAGGCGGGCAGCGCCGCCGAACGTGCGGGCGTGCGCCCGGGCGACGTGCTGCTGCGCGTGAACGGGCAGGCCGTCACGGACGTCCTCGCGTACCGGCACCTCCTCTCGCAGGGGAAGGCGACGCTGGAGATCGCCCGCCCGCAGGAGGCGCCGCGCGTCATGACCGGCGTGCCCGGAACCGCGCAGGACCACCACCGCCTCTTCCTGCCCACGGCGCCCAGCCTGGACGACACGTTCACGTTCAGCGTCGAGTGGGAGGACCCGGGCCTGGAGTTCGAGGAGGTGCTGTTCGACGGCATCAAGAAGTGCGCGAATAAGTGCGACTTCTGCTACGTGCACCAGATGCCGCGCGGCTTCCGCAAGAGCCTGTACATCATGGACGACGACTACCGCCTGTCCTTCCTGTACGGCTCGTTCGTGACGCTGACGAACCTGTCCGAGAACGACATCCAGCGCATCGAGGACGAGAACCTCTCGCCGCTGTACGTCTCGGTCCACACCGCGAACCAGGACCTGCGCCAGGACATGATGAAGTGGTGGCGCCTGAAGGTGAAGGATCCCCAGGCCGTGCAGATCCGCAGCATGATCGAACGCCTGGAGCAGATCGACCTGTACACGCAGATCGTGCTCGTGCCCGAACGCAACGACCGCGAGAACCTCGACGAGACCGTGGAGTACCTGTCGAGCCGTCCGAACGTGATCAGCGCGGCGGTCGTGCCGATCGGCCTGACCAGCCACCGCACGAACCTCCCGGACGTGCGCGTCTTCTCCCGCGAGGAAGCGCAGGACACGCTGCGGCGCCTGAACGTGTGGCGTAAGCAGTTCCTCGCCGAGCGCGGCACCCGATTCGTGTTCCCGTCGGACGAGCTGTACCTGCTGGCCGGCGAGCCGCTCCCCAGCGAGGAGGAGTACGAGGGCTTCCCCATGCTGGAAAACGGTGTGGGCATGATCCGCGACTTCCTCACCGAGGGCGTCCCGGAGCTGCCCGCCGCGCTGCCCGAGCCCCGGCGCGTGATCCTGGGCACCGGCACGCTGTTCGCCGAGTCCCTCGACCGCGCCGTGGAACCCCTGCGAGCCATCAGGAATCTCAGCATCGAGGTGCGCGCCGTCGAGAACAAGACCTTCGGCAAGGTCACGACCGTCGCGGGGCTCCTGACGGGCCGCTGCTTCCGGCACGCGGTGAAGCCCGGCGAGGCCGACCTGCTGATCGTGCCGCCCACCACCCTGCGCTACGGCACGGAACTCATGCTGGACGACGTGAGCCTGGACGAACTGCGCGCCGAACTGCGCATGGACATCCGCTCGGGTGGCTCCACGCTGGGTGAACTGGCCCGCGTGATCCTCCAGGGGGCGCAGAGCAGCGGCCCGCAGTTCGGCATGAGTGCCCACGCCGTCAAGGACACCGCCGAACCCATCTCTGTGCAGGTGGCCGAGCAGAACATGCGCGGGCAGGCGTAA
- the chrA gene encoding chromate efflux transporter, whose product MRVLEVFTVFLRLGLSSFGGPVAHLGFFRAEFVQRRAWLSDAEYAELVAVANFLPGPSSSQVGLAVGLRRAGWAGAGAAWLGFTLPSALIMALLGTALLAGAADGAGWVQGVKLAAVAVVAQAVTGMWGVLVMDRVRAGLALGAAAALLVLPAWWPGAGGWGTLGVLGLCALIGWRTLTAPVTEGQALRVSVSRRAGAALLSLCAALAVIFAALSGLGGGWALLWATFRAGALVFGGGHVVLPLLEPAFVPNLLPHGAFVAGYGAANAMPGPLFTFASYLGAASAPPLGLGAGVGAALGTLGIFLPGALLMLGALPFWSALSGRAGARAALAGVNAGVVGLLLAALYTPVFTGAVRGPADVAAALVAYAALTAGRVPAWVVVPVSAALGLVLA is encoded by the coding sequence ATGCGTGTTCTGGAGGTCTTCACGGTGTTCCTGCGGCTGGGCCTGTCGAGTTTCGGGGGGCCGGTCGCGCACCTGGGTTTCTTCCGCGCGGAATTCGTGCAGCGGCGCGCGTGGCTCAGTGACGCCGAGTACGCGGAGCTGGTGGCGGTGGCGAACTTCCTGCCGGGCCCCAGCAGTTCGCAGGTGGGGCTGGCCGTGGGGCTGCGCCGCGCCGGGTGGGCGGGGGCAGGCGCAGCGTGGCTGGGGTTCACGCTGCCCAGCGCGCTGATCATGGCCCTGCTGGGCACGGCGCTCTTGGCGGGCGCGGCGGACGGCGCGGGGTGGGTGCAGGGCGTGAAGCTGGCGGCGGTGGCTGTCGTGGCGCAGGCGGTGACGGGCATGTGGGGGGTGCTGGTCATGGACCGGGTGCGGGCAGGCCTGGCGCTGGGCGCCGCAGCGGCGCTGCTGGTCCTGCCGGCGTGGTGGCCGGGCGCAGGGGGCTGGGGCACGCTGGGCGTGCTGGGGCTGTGCGCCCTGATCGGCTGGCGCACCCTGACGGCGCCGGTCACGGAGGGGCAGGCGCTGCGCGTGTCGGTGTCGCGCCGGGCGGGAGCGGCGCTGCTGAGCCTGTGCGCGGCGCTGGCGGTGATCTTCGCGGCGCTGTCCGGTCTGGGAGGCGGGTGGGCGCTGCTGTGGGCCACCTTCCGGGCGGGCGCGCTGGTGTTCGGCGGGGGGCACGTGGTCCTGCCGCTGCTGGAACCTGCGTTCGTGCCTAACCTGCTGCCGCATGGGGCGTTTGTGGCCGGGTACGGCGCGGCGAACGCCATGCCGGGTCCGCTGTTCACGTTCGCGTCGTACCTGGGCGCGGCCAGTGCACCCCCACTGGGGCTGGGCGCGGGCGTGGGCGCCGCGCTGGGCACGCTGGGCATCTTCCTGCCGGGCGCGCTGCTGATGCTGGGCGCCCTGCCGTTCTGGTCCGCGCTGAGTGGCCGCGCGGGCGCCCGCGCGGCCCTGGCGGGCGTGAACGCGGGCGTGGTGGGCCTCCTGCTGGCGGCGCTGTACACGCCGGTGTTCACGGGCGCGGTGCGCGGCCCGGCAGACGTGGCGGCCGCACTGGTCGCGTACGCGGCCCTGACGGCGGGGCGGGTGCCCGCGTGGGTGGTCGTGCCGGTCAGCGCGGCGCTGGGCCTCGTGCTGGCCTGA
- a CDS encoding DinB family protein, translating to MTTSLHDPAALAVMGAGPDDVRARLDRELDLFEAHLRTRQGDWTQTQPGRDWSPAQEAEHVMKINDTIGRAVGLLLSERDLRPTPQIPGELTPDGRRIAPPHSRPSETGLAWEDLDAAWAQSRAGFLNVAAGLRATPGRTLWHPFFGELDALDWTRMVAAHLYQHRKALERSAQP from the coding sequence ATGACCACATCCCTGCATGACCCTGCCGCGCTGGCCGTGATGGGCGCAGGCCCGGACGACGTCCGCGCCCGCCTGGACCGCGAACTCGACCTGTTCGAGGCGCACCTGCGCACCCGTCAGGGCGACTGGACGCAGACGCAACCCGGCCGTGACTGGAGCCCCGCGCAGGAAGCCGAGCACGTCATGAAAATCAACGACACCATCGGGCGGGCGGTGGGCCTGCTGCTGTCCGAGCGCGACCTGCGCCCCACGCCGCAGATCCCCGGGGAGCTCACGCCGGACGGGCGCCGCATCGCCCCGCCCCACAGCCGACCCAGTGAGACGGGTCTCGCCTGGGAGGACCTGGACGCCGCCTGGGCGCAGAGCCGCGCGGGCTTCCTGAACGTCGCCGCCGGGCTGCGCGCCACGCCGGGCCGCACCCTCTGGCATCCCTTCTTCGGGGAGCTGGACGCCCTGGACTGGACGCGCATGGTCGCCGCGCACCTGTACCAGCACCGCAAGGCCCTGGAACGGAGCGCGCAGCCGTGA
- a CDS encoding glycosyltransferase family 4 protein, whose protein sequence is MRTDAAPLRVLFVTDAPAVGGSEVYMREIIPPMRAHGVHAEVAMPDVPGTADFRAQLQERGIPVHAYRTLDEVARVERAGQGFDLSVLSSWNPRGYRKYYRALRGPFVSLVHDQLMLHIPGLPQGVYRACYEWLQAGDIRGAQHVITVSEWGAEYLRRHHRMTQVHAVPNGVDTMKFRPGDPQERAALRGRLGFTGFTVLNPARMSIEKNHPAVIATAWQAPELHFVLVGTGYLEPALKRAAPRNVTFLGKRHDMPDLYRAADVVLQPTIAENQSLATLEALASGTPVVTNDIPAQRELIRMGQEGLLVRGGAPSYAAALRALAAHPDALRRMGLAARQSVLDGHTLDGNARHLATLLTELAGR, encoded by the coding sequence ATGAGGACCGATGCTGCGCCGCTGCGCGTGCTGTTCGTGACCGACGCGCCCGCCGTGGGCGGCAGCGAGGTCTACATGCGCGAGATCATTCCCCCCATGCGCGCCCACGGGGTGCACGCCGAGGTCGCCATGCCGGACGTGCCGGGCACCGCCGACTTCCGCGCGCAGCTTCAGGAGCGCGGCATTCCCGTGCACGCCTACCGCACCCTGGACGAGGTGGCCCGCGTGGAGCGTGCGGGGCAGGGCTTCGACCTGTCGGTCCTGAGCAGCTGGAATCCGCGCGGGTACCGCAAGTACTACCGCGCGCTGCGCGGGCCGTTCGTGTCGCTCGTGCACGATCAGCTGATGCTGCACATTCCGGGCCTGCCGCAGGGCGTGTACCGCGCGTGCTACGAGTGGCTGCAGGCCGGGGACATCCGCGGCGCGCAGCACGTGATCACCGTCTCCGAGTGGGGTGCCGAGTACCTGCGGCGCCACCACCGCATGACCCAGGTGCATGCCGTGCCGAACGGCGTGGATACCATGAAGTTCCGCCCCGGCGACCCGCAGGAACGCGCCGCGCTGCGTGGGCGGCTGGGTTTCACCGGCTTCACGGTGCTGAACCCGGCCCGCATGAGTATCGAGAAGAACCACCCGGCGGTCATCGCCACGGCGTGGCAGGCGCCGGAACTGCACTTCGTGCTCGTCGGCACCGGGTACCTGGAACCCGCCCTGAAACGCGCGGCGCCGCGCAACGTGACGTTCCTGGGCAAACGGCACGACATGCCGGACCTGTACCGCGCGGCAGACGTGGTCCTGCAACCCACCATCGCGGAGAATCAGTCCCTGGCGACCCTGGAAGCCCTGGCGAGCGGCACGCCGGTCGTCACGAACGACATTCCCGCGCAGCGCGAACTGATCCGCATGGGGCAGGAGGGCCTGCTCGTGCGCGGCGGCGCACCCAGCTACGCGGCGGCCCTGCGCGCCCTGGCCGCCCACCCGGACGCCCTGCGCCGCATGGGCCTCGCGGCGCGTCAGAGCGTGCTGGACGGACACACGCTGGACGGCAACGCTCGTCACCTCGCCACGCTGCTCACGGAACTGGCCGGGCGCTGA
- a CDS encoding serine hydrolase: protein MRPAATVLLTVLAAAPLASAQVQAAPSPAAAVTRLFSGPVQPAWLALSFLAALPTEALQTALDGLTDQLGAFVRAEERGETLVAVFERGDLTVLSTLDDQGRFTGLRFAPLVATGTGAGSPREVLTRIFGGPFDASLFAPSFLAAVPEAQLRALLADVRAQFGALRDVQISAQIAGLIFERGQLNVTQFALDDQGRVTALILTSPPAQLASLDEARAAFAALPGLVSLLVQEVGAPAPAAALNVTRPLAVGSTFKLAILADLQAQVSAGQKQWTDEVTLTDADRSLPSGTLQDAPTGSRYTLRDLAARMIAQSDNTATDLLLGVVGRAGVEARFGQRPLPSTREAFALKNPANAALLAEYRAAVLSVPARRAVLDRARVAPLPAASAFAGGGTLARDVEWFATPATLCRLMAGVAGLKETQLNPGVADPSKFRSVSYKGGSEPGVLNLTTQVTTLTGRTYCVSATWNAPRPLQEDAFFGLYGATLNLLK from the coding sequence ATGCGACCTGCCGCGACCGTCCTCCTGACCGTCCTCGCCGCTGCGCCCCTCGCGTCCGCGCAGGTGCAAGCCGCGCCCAGCCCGGCGGCCGCCGTGACGCGCCTCTTCAGCGGACCGGTGCAGCCCGCGTGGCTGGCGCTGTCCTTCCTGGCCGCCCTGCCGACCGAGGCGCTCCAGACGGCGCTGGATGGCCTGACCGACCAGCTGGGCGCGTTCGTGCGGGCCGAGGAGCGCGGTGAGACGCTCGTGGCGGTGTTCGAACGCGGTGACCTGACCGTGCTGAGCACGCTGGACGACCAGGGCCGCTTCACGGGCCTGCGCTTCGCGCCGCTCGTGGCGACGGGGACCGGCGCGGGCTCGCCGCGCGAGGTACTGACCCGCATCTTCGGCGGGCCGTTCGACGCCTCGCTGTTCGCCCCGTCCTTCCTGGCGGCCGTGCCGGAGGCGCAGCTGCGGGCGCTGCTGGCGGACGTGCGCGCCCAGTTCGGGGCCCTGAGGGACGTGCAGATCAGCGCGCAGATCGCGGGGCTGATCTTCGAGCGGGGGCAATTGAACGTCACGCAATTCGCGCTGGACGACCAGGGGCGCGTGACGGCGCTCATCCTCACGTCCCCTCCGGCGCAACTGGCCTCGCTGGACGAGGCCCGCGCGGCCTTCGCGGCGCTGCCCGGTCTGGTCAGCCTGCTCGTGCAGGAGGTCGGGGCGCCTGCGCCCGCCGCCGCACTGAACGTCACGCGGCCCCTGGCGGTCGGGTCCACGTTCAAACTGGCGATCCTGGCTGACCTGCAAGCACAGGTGAGCGCCGGGCAGAAACAGTGGACGGACGAGGTGACCCTGACCGACGCAGACCGCAGCCTGCCCAGCGGCACCCTGCAGGACGCCCCCACGGGCAGCCGCTACACGCTGCGGGACCTGGCGGCGCGGATGATCGCGCAGAGTGACAACACCGCCACCGACCTGCTGCTGGGCGTGGTGGGCCGCGCGGGCGTGGAGGCCCGGTTCGGCCAGCGGCCCCTCCCAAGCACCCGCGAGGCCTTCGCCCTGAAGAACCCCGCGAACGCCGCGCTGCTGGCTGAGTACCGCGCCGCCGTCCTGAGCGTGCCTGCGCGCCGGGCCGTGCTGGACCGCGCCCGGGTGGCCCCTCTGCCCGCCGCCTCGGCGTTCGCGGGCGGCGGCACCCTGGCGCGGGACGTGGAGTGGTTCGCCACACCGGCCACGCTGTGCCGCCTGATGGCCGGGGTGGCGGGCCTGAAGGAGACGCAGCTGAATCCCGGCGTGGCCGACCCGTCGAAGTTCCGCAGCGTGAGCTACAAGGGTGGCAGCGAGCCCGGCGTGCTGAACCTCACGACCCAGGTCACCACCCTGACGGGCCGCACGTACTGCGTGAGCGCCACCTGGAATGCCCCGAGGCCCCTGCAGGAGGACGCCTTCTTCGGGCTGTACGGCGCGACCCTGAACCTCCTGAAGTGA